The following DNA comes from Thermoanaerobaculales bacterium.
CCGCGGCGTCGCCGCGGCCAGCAGCAGCGGCCACGCCGCCCCGAGCAGCAGGGCGACGGGGAGGATCACGCCGCCGCCGAGCACGAGCGGCGGGACCAGGACCCGCGCCCAGCCGGCGCCCGGCCGCAGCAGCCGCGCCGCGAGCGCGATCTGGGGCAGCAGCAGGGCCTGGCCGAGCAGCAGGAGCGCCGCTGCGGCCTGGAGCCTGGCCCACCAGGCGAGCGGCTGGCCGCCGCCGATCAGCCGCGACGACGCCGCGGCCCCGGCGGCTAGGCCGGCCAGCGTCACCGCGAGCAGCAGCGTGAGGGTGGCGGTGGAGTTGGCCATCACCATCAGCAGGGCGCGGTGCCAGATCGTCTCGGCCGCCAGCACCAGGCCGCCGGAGACGGCCGCGGCGGCGAGCAGGGCCACCGCCGACCGGTCGAGCTCGAGCGGTTGCGGTCCCGCCGGCCGACGGCTCTCCCCGCGACCCGAGAGGGCCCGTTGGGCGGCCAGCGCCGCGGCGGCCGCGCCCAGGTTGGCCACGGCGGCGAGCGCGGCAGCGCCCGGGATGCCGGCCCCGGGCAGGACCAGGAGGCCGGTCACGATCACACCGGCGACGCCGCCCACGGTGGCCCCGGCGATCAGCCTGCCGATGCCGTAGTGAAGCTCGGGCACCGAGCGCGCTGCGGCGCGTGCGAGCAGCGGGAAGCCGGCGCCCATGAGCATGGTCGGCAGCACCAACGCGGCCACCGCGGTGACCAGGCGGCCGGCCAGGAACGCGGGCCGGGTCGCGTCGTCGGCCGCGGGCAGGATCGCCGCGGCCAGCGCCGGCAGCCGGAGCAGGCCGACCGACCACAGCGGACCGGCGAGCGCCAGCGCGAGCTCGATCCGTGCCGCGACCCGGGCAGGCGCGGCCACGCGGTCGGCGAGCCTGCCGCCGAGGAAGCTGCCGAGGCCGAGCCCGAGCATGAAGGCGGTGAGCACGGTCGCCACCGCGTACTGGGAGGAGCCGAACGCGAGCGCCAGCTCGCGGCCCCACAGCAGCTCCAGCGCGAGCGCCGACATCCCTGACAGGACTGCGCACGAAACGAGCAGCGGGAGGGCCGAGTCGGGGCGCCGGCGCGACACGGCGGCGAGTATAGCGGCTGTCCCTGTGGGACAGTTGAGATCGCGTCTAACTTATTGAATTGACAACGCCTCGCACCGTGACATGATGCGCGGTGGAGGGCGGATCGCCCGATCCGCCGACATCCGAGGAGGGGCTCGATGGGACGCAAACTTCTCGTGACGGCTGTGTGTGTGCTCGTCGTTGGCGTGGTCGGCGCGGCGGAGCCACGCTGGATCGCATTCTCCGACGACATGAATGAGGCCGGGGTCGAGATCCTGAGCTCGAGCGCGAACGGGATCGAGTTCATGGTCGAGCTGCCCGGCATCGCGCTTTCCAGCGCGGCGACCGACGGCGGCCAGTTCGTCCGGGTCGAGGTGCCGGGCCTCGGCCGGATCGGGGCGGTGGGCGAGCCGGAGCTGCCGGCGCTGCGCCGGTTCGTCGAGATCCCGGACGGCGCCCAGGTCGAGATCGACGTGAACGTCATCGAGAGCCGCGTCATCGACCTCGCGGCCGAGGGCATGGCGGTGCCGGTCGAGCCGGTGCAGATGCCGCGGCCCAAGTGCGACTGCGAGGAGGCTCGCAACTGGCGCTTCTCCTACAGCCCGGAGGCCTACCGCGGGACGATCGCGCATCCGACCGCGCTCACCGGCCCATTCACCTTCCGCGACCACCGCATGATGCTGCTCGCACTCGCGCCCGTGAGATACGACGTTGACCGGGGCAGGCTCGAGGTGACCACCCGGGCCCAGGTCTCCCTCCGCTTCACCGGCGGCGACCTCGCGGCCACCGTCGACCGCAAGGAGCGGCTGGCGAGCCGCCACTACGACGCCTTCCTCGGCAAGGCAACCGTGAACCTCAACATGAACCTGGAGGGGGCGAACTGGGCGTACCCGGACGACGCGCCGGTCGAGTTCCTGATCATCACGCCGCCCCAGTTCGTGACCGCGCTCGAGCCCTTCGTCGAGTGGAAGACGAGCTGCGGCTACCACGTCACGGTGACCACCACCGACGTGGCCGGCACCACGACCAGCGCCATCAAGAGCTACCTGACCGGGCTCTACAACGGCGCGACGCCGCCGGTCTACATCCTGATGATCGGCGACTCGCCGTCGCCGCTCCCGACCTACACCAACTCGGGAGGAGGCTACGGCGGCACCGACCTGCCGTACGTCCAGATGGACGCCGACCTCTACGCGGACATGATGATCGCGCGCTGGCCGATCGACGACACCACCGAGCTCGCGAACGTGCGCGACAAGATCCTGTGGTACGAGCAGCCGACCGCCGGCAACTCGGCCTGGCTCAACCGGGCGCTGTTCCTGGGCGGTGACGACTACATGGGGTGGTACCCGACCCACGAGGACGTGATCGCCCAGCTGATGGCGCCGCCGCCCAACAGCGCCGAGTGCGCGCTGTGGTACGGCGACACCCAGAACCCGACCACCCAGCAGCTGATCAACGACCTCAACACCGGGCGCGGATGGGCGGTGTACTCGGCGCACTCCGGGCCGGATGGATGGTCGGGCGACCCGCCGCTGTCGAGCGGCGACATGCCCAACTTCGGCAACACCGACATGTACCCGGTCTCGCACGGCCACTCCTGCTCGTCGAATGAGTGGAACAACTACGGCGACGTCTTCGGCGAGGCGGCGGTGATCCAGCCGTCGAAGGGCTTCGTGGCGTACTGGGGCGCCTCGAACTCGAGCTACTGGGACGGCGACGACTGGCTGGAGCGCGGGTTCTTCGACGCCATGTTCGACACTGACATGACCGGCAACATGATCCCGCTCGACCGCCAGTACTCGAACCTCGCCGCCTGCTACGCCGGCCTGACCGAGGTCACGCTGCAGGGCGGCGACGAGCAGTACTACTGGTACCTCTACAACCTCAACGGTGACCCGACCCTTGATCCCTTCACCCGGCAGCCGATCGCGCTCGACGTTGGCGCGCCGCCGGTGGTGCCGCCCACCGCCATCGCCGACTTCGAGGTCACGGTGTCCGACGGTGCAATCGGTCCGGTGCCGCTGGCGCTCGTGGGCGTCAGCCAGGACGGGGTCCTGCTCGGCGCCGGGATGACCGACGCCACCGGCACCGCGATCTTCCCGATCGAGGCGCCGACGGCGGGCTCGGACATGACGGTGAGGGTCACCGCCCACAACCACCTGCCGACCGACGCCACCGTGATCGTGGCCGCGGGATCGGACGGGGTGGTGACGCTCGACCGGTCAATCTACCGCTGCGACTCGACGGTCGGGATCGACGTCTTCGACGAGGACCTCGCGGGCCACGGCACCCAGTCGGTGACCCTCTCGGCACAGCCCTCCGGGGGCAGCACGACCGTGATCCTGTCGGAGGTCGGCGGGCCGGTCGTCCGCTTCTCGGGCTCCGCCGTCCTCGGCAGCGCCCTCAGCGTCGCCGACGGCGACACCCTGACCGTCACCTACTACGACCAGAACACCGGCGGCGGCTCGGGCCAGAACAAGACCGACACGGCCATCCTGGACTGCGCGGGGCCGCTGATCAGCGATGTGGAGCTGGAGGCGACCGAGGCCTCGGTGACGGTGCGGTTCACCACCGACGAGCCGGGGACCACGGTGGTCCACTACGGGACCACGCGGCCGCCCCAGCTGGCGGTGTCGGACCCGGCGCTGCGCACCCAGCACGAGATCGTGATCGAGGGCGTCGACCCGTGCACCTACTACTTCGTCGGCGTGGAGTCGGCGGACGCGCTCGGCAACGTCGGCGTGGACACCAACGGCGGCTCTTACTACGGCATCGAGACCATGGGCTGGCAGGTGTTCCTGTCCGAGCCCTTCGACGCGGATCCGGGCTGGACGATCGACAACGGCGGCAACAGCCACGGCTGGGCGTTCGGCCAGCCGACCGGCGGCGGCGGCCAGTACGGGGAGCCGGACCCGACCTCGGGCCACACCGGGACCAACGTCTACGGCGTCAACTTGGTCGGTGACTACGACCCCAACCTGACGGCCGACCAGCTCAAGCTGACGACGCCGTCGCTCGACCTCAGCGAGGCGACCTCGGTGATGCTCCGCTACTGGCGGTGGCTGGGCGTGGAGAGCCCGAGCTACGACCACGCGCGCGTGCAGGTGTCGGTGGACGGCGGGGCGTTCGTGACGGTGTGGGAGAACACCGACACGATCGACGGCGGCTCGTGGGTGGAGGAGGTGGTGGACGTCACCGCGCAGGCGGCGGGGCACGCCGACGTGCGGATTCGGTGGACGATGGGGCCGACCGACTCGTCGTGGCAGTTCGCGGGCTGGAACCTGGACGACGTGGTGATCGAAGGGGCGTTCCCGTGCGACGGGTCGCCGATGCCCTTCGTGGACGGGTTCGAGTCCGGGGACTGCTCGGCCTGGAGCCTGATGGTGCCTTGAGGCTGAGGATCTGGGGGCTGGGATCTGGGGGATAGGGCCCCGCCCAGCCCGTTGCGACGTGACGTGCAGAAGCGATCGGGCGGGCCCTTCGGGGCCCGCTCATTCTTCCCGCATCCGCATCTTCGCCCGGGAGGCGAGGCGAGTGCGCGGCAAGTGCGTCTGGCGGGCGTGCCATCTTTGGCGATTTCGGGAGTGGCGGTCCTGCTGAAGAAGCGCTCGAGAACCGAAATCGCCAAATGTGGCTCCCTCGGGGAGCGCCTCCGGAGAATTGGCGCGAAGCGCTCTTGAGGACGGAGCGAACGAGCGGGCACGGGCACGGATGCGGGCACGGGAACGGGAACGGGTACGGGAACGAAGGCGGGCGCTGCAGGGGAAGTCGAGGCGGACGAGGGGAAGGGCCTTGACCCCCTGTCCCCCAACCCCTACTCCCTATCCCCTGGGTGGGAGGGGGCTGCTATACTCTGCGGTGACCATGGGCATCCTGCGAGGAATGGTCCGAGCCGGCCCATGAGCAACCTGTGACCAAAGGAGGTTGGACATTCGGAAGTACGCATTTCGTGATGACCCCGATGCGCCGCAAGTGCGCATCAATGAACGGATCAGACTCTCCCCCGTTCGCCTCATCGACGACGAAGGCAACCAGGTCGGCGTGGTGTCGGTCGACGAGGCGCTCCAGCGCGCGCGCGACAAGGGCCTCGACCTCGTCGAGGTGGCCGCAAACTCGCGGCCGATCGTGTGCAAGATCATGGACTACGGGCGCTTTCGCTACGAGCAGGAGAAGAAGGCGCGCGAGGCCAAGAAGCAGCAGCACCAGGTCGACCTCAAAGAGGTCAAGTACCGTCCCAACATCAACATCCACGACTTCGAGACCAAGACGCGCCGGGCCCGCGAGTTCCTGGAGGAGGGCAAGCACGTCAAGGTGACCATCATGTTCCGGATGCGCGAGATGCGGCGCCCGGAGAACGGCTACGAGCTGCTCCGCCGGGTTTACGAGAGCCTGAAGGACGCCGCCAAGATGGAGCGTGAGCCGTCGAAGGAGCTGGAGGGCCGGGACCTCACCATGGTGCTGAGGCCGCTCAAGAAGTAGCCGGCGCCGGCCGCTGCCGAAGCGGCGCCGCTCCAGTCACTCCGCACCCCGCCGGTCCAGGTTCGCGCGGACGATGGCCAGGCTGTGCCGGAACTGCGCGAACGGGATCCGGCGCAGCGCGCTGCCCTGCCGCCAGGCCCGGTAGCCCTCCTCGTCGAGCGCCTCCAGCTCGGCAAGCGGAGGCCGCAGGCGGTGCGCGGCGGGGGCGAACTCGTCGTGGAGATCGGCCGGCGCCCGGCGCGTCCACGGACAGACCTCCTGGCAGATGTCGCAGCCGGCGACCATCGATCCCATGGCCGGCCGCAGCTCCTCCGCCACCGGCCCCCGATGCTCGACCGTGAGGTAGGCGATGCAGCGCCGCGCATCGAGCACTCGCGGCCCCGGGAACGCACCGGCCGGGCAGGCGTCAAGGCACGCCGTGCAGCGGCCGCAGTGGTCGCTCACCGGGCCGTCGGGCGCCAGCGGCGCGGTGGTCATCAGCACCCCGAGGAACAGCTCTGAGCCCAGCCGGCGGTTGAGCAGGCTGGTGTTCTTGCCGATCCATCCCAGCCCGGCGCGGGCCGCCCACTCGCGCTCGAGCACCGGCGCCGTGTCGACGCAGGCCCGCCAGCCGGCCCCGGGCCGCTCCGTCTCGAGCCAGCGGCCGAGCCGGACCAGCCGTCGTCGCAGCACGTCGTGGTAGTCCCGCCCCCAGGCGTAGCGCGAGACCCAGACCCGGCGATCGCGATCCCGGACACCGTCCAGCGACGCTTGGTGGCTGGTCCGGTAGCTCATGGCCACCGCGACCACCGACCGGCAACCGGGGAGCAGGCGGCGCGGGTCGGACCGGAGCTCGACGTTGCGAGCCATCCAGGCCATCCCGGCATGGCGGCCGGAGGCCAGCCAGCGCCGCAGGTGCGCAGCCCCCGTCGCCTCGGCGGCAGCGGCGACGCCGACCAGGTCGAAGCCCTCGGCGAGGGCGCGCTCCTTGAGGGCGGCGGTGAGGTCGTCCATCCGCGGAGTATGGTAGCCCCCTCCCAGCCAGGATCCAGGATGTAGGATCTGGGGGATAGGGCCCCCGCCCGTTCCCGTTCCCGTCTCCGATGAGAACTGCCCCGAGAGGGAAGCACATTCGGGAACGGGAACGGGAACGGGAACGGGACCAGCCCGGAACCGGCAGCGGGCACACGGCGTCATCCCGCGCGGCCGGTGAGTTAGAGTTGACCCATGGCGAAACGGTTTGCCGCCGCGCTGGCCGCTCTGCTCCTCGTCGCCCCCTTCGTCCTCGCCAAGGACCCGCCCCCGCCGCCGGGGCTGCTCGCCGCCTCGGTCGGTGACTCGGTCGTGCTGGCCGATCCCGGCACCGGGCAGACGGTGGCGTTCGACACCGGCCCGGTGGGGTGGCTGTTCGAGGCCCCCGGTGGTGCGCTGTTCGCCCCGGACCTGGTGAACGGCCGCACCACGATGCTCGACCTCAAGGCTCGCAGCACGGCCGGGCGCTTCGACGGAGTGACGATGCCGCACTTCGCGCCCGCGGGCGATCGCTACGCCGTGGTGGCCGACGAGGTGCTGCTGGTGTCATATCCGGAGCGAGCGGTCATGACGCGGATGGAGGCCGGGATCCGTCACCCCTGGCAGGTGGAGATGGTCTCCGACACCGTTCTGCTGGCCCTGGAGCGGGGCCCTGACGGCGCCGGCACCGCCGTGCTGCACGCGGTCGACCTGGTCACCCAGCAGGTGGTGTACCGCCGCGAGCTGGCGGGTGACGTGCGGCGCTTCGCCCTGTCACGGGCGCTCGGGCTGCTCGCCTTTGCCGACGCCTCGACCGGGACCGTCGAGCTGGTGGCGCCGGCGACCCTGGCGACCGTCGGGTCGGTGCAGCTGGGCGGCACGGCGCGCGATGTCGCCTTCCTCGATCGGTACGGCGGGCTGGCCGCGGTCGCCGTCGTCGGCGGCTCGGGCGGCGAGCTCAAGCTCTGGAAGCTGAAGCTCCTCGACGGCGGGCTGAAGGTCAAGAAGGAGCGCGCGCTCGCCCTGCCGGGCGCTCCGGTCCGGCTCGCGGTGGCGCCCGGCGACCTCCGCCTGGCGGTCGCACTGGAGCCCGGCAGCATCGCGGTGGTGGACGTCGAGGGGCTGGTGGCGGCGACGACGATCGAGCTCCCGGGACCGCCGCGCGACCTCGTCTGGTGCGACCCGACGCGCCCCGGGCCGGTCCTGCCCGACTGGTCCGACGACGACCCCCAGGAGCTGCGGCTCGATCTGAGGTAGGCCCGCCGCCCTCAACCGCCAGGCCCGCCGCGTCGAGCGGGGTCATTTGCCGCAGCGCCCGGGGACCCCTTGCGTCGGCGCCGCCGCCGGCGCGCCGATCGCTCCGGGGTCTTGGACACCGGCGCCGTGGCGTCGTCGCCGCCCGGCCGTTTGGCGGGCCGCCGCGGCGCGCGCGGGCGAGCCGGCGACCGATCTCCAGGGGGCCGCAGCTCGCGGTACAGGGTGTCGTCCGCGAAGGCGACCGGGATTGAGTAGCCGACGTACTTGTGGATGGCGTCGAGCGAGTACACGTAGTCCTCGCACGCCAGGCTGATCGCCTTGCCCGACGCGCCGACCCTGGCGGTGCGACCGATCCGGTGGACGTAGTCCTCGGGGTCCTGCGGCAGGTCGTAGTTGATGACGTGGCTGACGCCTTCGATGTGCAGCCCCCTGCTCGCGACGTCGGTCGCGACCAGGATCGGCAGCTCGCCATCGCGGAAGTCGTCGAGCACGCGCAGCCGCTTGGTCTGCATGACGTTGCCGGTGAGCGCGCGGGCGGTGTGTCCGTGGCGGCGCAGGTCCTCGACCAGGCGGCGGGCGCCGTGCCGGGTGTTGACGAAGATCATGATGCGGGTGCCGCCTTCCCGCTCCAGCAGCCCGAGCAGCAGCGACATCTTCTCCCGGGAGGCGACGTGGTAGAGCTCCTGCTGGATGGTCTCCGGCGTCAGCTGCTCGGGGTGGATGACGATCTCGGTGGGGTTGTTCATCTGCCGCCACCCGAGGGCCATCACTCGCGTCGACAGCGTCGCCGTGAACATCAGCGACTGGCGCTCCTGGGGAGCCGGCAGCCGGCGGAGGATCCAGCGCAGGTCCTCCGAGAACCCCATGTCGAAGAGGCGGTCGCACTCGTCGATCACGACCACCTCGGTGGCGCGCAGGGAGTAAGCGCCCTGCCGGTGGTAGTCGATCAGCCGCCCGGGCGTGCCGATCAGGACATCGGCCCCGGCCGCCAGCACGTCGCGCTGCTTGCGGTAGTCGATCCCACCGAACACGACGTGGACCTTGAGGTCGCAGTGGCGACCGAGCTGGACCGCGTCGCCGGAGATCTGCACGGCGAGCTCGCGGGTCGGCGCCACGATCAGGGCTCGCGGCACCTCGGGCGGGCTCTGCCGCGGATGGGCGAGGAGGTGCGAGAAGATCGTCAGCAGGTAGGCGGCGGTCTTGCCGGAGCCGGTCTGGGCCTGGGCGACGACGTCGCGGCCGGCCAGCGACAGCGGCAGCACCTCGGCCTGGACCTGGGTGAGTTGGATGAAGCCGAGCTCGCTGACAGCGCGCCGCAGCGGCTGCGGCAGGTCGAGGTCGTCGAAGACGACATCGGAGAAGAGCGTGCCCTGGGCTGCGTCGGCCGGCGACATCGGGCGGTGATTGTAGCATCGCGGCCGCCCGCGACGGGCGGTGCCGAGAATCGCCGGAGGGGCCGCGGGGTTGTACACTCGGCGAGGCGGTCTCGAGGGGCCCCGCTCGCAGGGGGTCCCGGAGCGGTCCGAGCCCCGAACGGAACGGCATGAACCGAGCCCGAACGGCAGTCCTGCTTGTGGCGCTGGCGCTGTGGCCGGCGGCGGATGCATTCGCCCAGGACGAGCCGCAGCCGGCCCCGCATCCGGGGCTCGCCGCCTTCCTCCAGGCCAGGGTCCTGGAGTCGCGAGGTCTCTACCGGGAGGCGGTGAGCGCCTACGAGCGCGCGATCGCGAGCGATCCGGAGGTCGTCGAGATCCGGGTCCGCTTCGCCGCCCTGCTGGTCGACCTCGGGATGGCCGACCGCGCGGTCGAGGTGATCGGGGAGGGCCGGAGCCTGGACTGGTTCGGGACCAGGGTCCTCGGCCTGGCGCTCGCCCAGAGCTCGGCGCGCGATTCGGCGCTCCTGCCGCGAGCCGAGGCGACGCTGCGCAGCGCGCTCGCCGAGCGCGAGGACGACCCGAACCTGCAGATGGCGATGGCCCAGGTGCTCCACCGCCAGGGTCGCACCGCCGAGGCCGAGGAGGTGGTCGCCAGGCTGCGCAGGACGAGGGGCGGGAGCCCGCAGCTCGCCGCCTTTCACGCCGGCCTCCTCCGCCAGCTCGGCCGGCCGCAGGACGCGGCCGACGTCTACGCCGAGTGCGCCTCCACCGAGTTCGCCGGCGGTGTCGACTGCCGCGCCAACCTGGTCCAGCTGCTGATCGACCTCGGCCGTCCCGGTGAGGCGGGCGAGGCCATGCTGCGTTGGCTCACCGACCGCGATCTCGACGAGCTGCTGCGGGCGGCCTCGCTGCTCTACGAGGGAGGAAGGCCTGCCGAGGCGCTGCAAACGGTGCAGCGGGTGCTGCGCGCCGCCCCGGACTCACCGCGCGCGCGGGACCTCGAGGCATTCCTGCTGACCCACCTCGGGCGCTGGGACGAGGCGACGCCGCGCCTGCGCGAGCTGCAGCGAAAGGACCGCAACAACCTGGACGTCCTGCTCGCGCTGGCGTGGTCCACCGCCAACACCGGCGAGCTGGATGAGGCGCGCCAGTGGATCGAGCGCGCGTGGGAGGTCGTCCAGGACGACGCCGCCTCGCAGCCTGCGATCCGCGTCGCGCTCGCCGCCGCCCGAGTCGAGCTGGTCGCCGGGAAGTCGAGCCAGGCCCGCGAGTGGCTGGATCGGATCGCCGAGCCCGGCGAGTCGGGCAGCGAGCTCGCGTTCCTGGTGGCCGAGACCTACCGGAGCGACCAGGACTGGGAGGAGGGCGTCGCGGCTCTGCTTCGCCTGCAGCCGGAGCTCGACGGCCGGGCCCAGCTGGAGGCGCGCTCCTTGGAGGCGGAGTTTCGGCTTCGCCTGGGCGATGAGCGCGGCATGTCGATGCTGCGGCCGCTGCTCGACTCCGAGGACCAGCGGCACGTGCTGAACGGGCTCAGCGTGCTGCAGCGCGTCGAGCGTTGGGACGAGGTGGCGCTCGAGGCGAAGCGGGCGGCCGACCGGCTGCCGTGGGACCGCGACCTCGTCTTCACCCGCGCCGGCGCCCTCGAGCGGCTCGGCCGGTTCGACGAGGCGGAGCCGCTGTTCCTCGGGCTGCTGGAGAAGGACCCCGGGGATGCGGCCGCCGCCAACTACCTGGGCTACTCGTGGGCCGACCGCGGCATTCGCCTGAACGAGGCGCTCGAGCTGATCACGAGGGCGATCGCCGCGGACCCAGAAAACGCCGCCTACCTGGACTCCCTGGGCTGGGTGCACTACCGCCTTGGGGACGTCGCACAGGCCGAGCACTGGCTGCGCCGCGCGATCGCGGTCGGGGGGGACGACGGCACGGTCCTGTCGCACCTCGGCGAGGTCCTGCTGCGCAAGGGGGAGGTCGATGAGCCCCGCCAGCTTC
Coding sequences within:
- the infC gene encoding translation initiation factor IF-3, whose product is MRINERIRLSPVRLIDDEGNQVGVVSVDEALQRARDKGLDLVEVAANSRPIVCKIMDYGRFRYEQEKKAREAKKQQHQVDLKEVKYRPNINIHDFETKTRRAREFLEEGKHVKVTIMFRMREMRRPENGYELLRRVYESLKDAAKMEREPSKELEGRDLTMVLRPLKK
- a CDS encoding tetratricopeptide repeat protein; translated protein: MNRARTAVLLVALALWPAADAFAQDEPQPAPHPGLAAFLQARVLESRGLYREAVSAYERAIASDPEVVEIRVRFAALLVDLGMADRAVEVIGEGRSLDWFGTRVLGLALAQSSARDSALLPRAEATLRSALAEREDDPNLQMAMAQVLHRQGRTAEAEEVVARLRRTRGGSPQLAAFHAGLLRQLGRPQDAADVYAECASTEFAGGVDCRANLVQLLIDLGRPGEAGEAMLRWLTDRDLDELLRAASLLYEGGRPAEALQTVQRVLRAAPDSPRARDLEAFLLTHLGRWDEATPRLRELQRKDRNNLDVLLALAWSTANTGELDEARQWIERAWEVVQDDAASQPAIRVALAAARVELVAGKSSQAREWLDRIAEPGESGSELAFLVAETYRSDQDWEEGVAALLRLQPELDGRAQLEARSLEAEFRLRLGDERGMSMLRPLLDSEDQRHVLNGLSVLQRVERWDEVALEAKRAADRLPWDRDLVFTRAGALERLGRFDEAEPLFLGLLEKDPGDAAAANYLGYSWADRGIRLNEALELITRAIAADPENAAYLDSLGWVHYRLGDVAQAEHWLRRAIAVGGDDGTVLSHLGEVLLRKGEVDEPRQLLRQALAVGCEHPEHVRELVDSLGDDR
- a CDS encoding C25 family cysteine peptidase, translated to MGRKLLVTAVCVLVVGVVGAAEPRWIAFSDDMNEAGVEILSSSANGIEFMVELPGIALSSAATDGGQFVRVEVPGLGRIGAVGEPELPALRRFVEIPDGAQVEIDVNVIESRVIDLAAEGMAVPVEPVQMPRPKCDCEEARNWRFSYSPEAYRGTIAHPTALTGPFTFRDHRMMLLALAPVRYDVDRGRLEVTTRAQVSLRFTGGDLAATVDRKERLASRHYDAFLGKATVNLNMNLEGANWAYPDDAPVEFLIITPPQFVTALEPFVEWKTSCGYHVTVTTTDVAGTTTSAIKSYLTGLYNGATPPVYILMIGDSPSPLPTYTNSGGGYGGTDLPYVQMDADLYADMMIARWPIDDTTELANVRDKILWYEQPTAGNSAWLNRALFLGGDDYMGWYPTHEDVIAQLMAPPPNSAECALWYGDTQNPTTQQLINDLNTGRGWAVYSAHSGPDGWSGDPPLSSGDMPNFGNTDMYPVSHGHSCSSNEWNNYGDVFGEAAVIQPSKGFVAYWGASNSSYWDGDDWLERGFFDAMFDTDMTGNMIPLDRQYSNLAACYAGLTEVTLQGGDEQYYWYLYNLNGDPTLDPFTRQPIALDVGAPPVVPPTAIADFEVTVSDGAIGPVPLALVGVSQDGVLLGAGMTDATGTAIFPIEAPTAGSDMTVRVTAHNHLPTDATVIVAAGSDGVVTLDRSIYRCDSTVGIDVFDEDLAGHGTQSVTLSAQPSGGSTTVILSEVGGPVVRFSGSAVLGSALSVADGDTLTVTYYDQNTGGGSGQNKTDTAILDCAGPLISDVELEATEASVTVRFTTDEPGTTVVHYGTTRPPQLAVSDPALRTQHEIVIEGVDPCTYYFVGVESADALGNVGVDTNGGSYYGIETMGWQVFLSEPFDADPGWTIDNGGNSHGWAFGQPTGGGGQYGEPDPTSGHTGTNVYGVNLVGDYDPNLTADQLKLTTPSLDLSEATSVMLRYWRWLGVESPSYDHARVQVSVDGGAFVTVWENTDTIDGGSWVEEVVDVTAQAAGHADVRIRWTMGPTDSSWQFAGWNLDDVVIEGAFPCDGSPMPFVDGFESGDCSAWSLMVP
- a CDS encoding DEAD/DEAH box helicase, whose amino-acid sequence is MSPADAAQGTLFSDVVFDDLDLPQPLRRAVSELGFIQLTQVQAEVLPLSLAGRDVVAQAQTGSGKTAAYLLTIFSHLLAHPRQSPPEVPRALIVAPTRELAVQISGDAVQLGRHCDLKVHVVFGGIDYRKQRDVLAAGADVLIGTPGRLIDYHRQGAYSLRATEVVVIDECDRLFDMGFSEDLRWILRRLPAPQERQSLMFTATLSTRVMALGWRQMNNPTEIVIHPEQLTPETIQQELYHVASREKMSLLLGLLEREGGTRIMIFVNTRHGARRLVEDLRRHGHTARALTGNVMQTKRLRVLDDFRDGELPILVATDVASRGLHIEGVSHVINYDLPQDPEDYVHRIGRTARVGASGKAISLACEDYVYSLDAIHKYVGYSIPVAFADDTLYRELRPPGDRSPARPRAPRRPAKRPGGDDATAPVSKTPERSARRRRRRRKGSPGAAANDPARRGGPGG
- the queG gene encoding tRNA epoxyqueuosine(34) reductase QueG; its protein translation is MDDLTAALKERALAEGFDLVGVAAAAEATGAAHLRRWLASGRHAGMAWMARNVELRSDPRRLLPGCRSVVAVAMSYRTSHQASLDGVRDRDRRVWVSRYAWGRDYHDVLRRRLVRLGRWLETERPGAGWRACVDTAPVLEREWAARAGLGWIGKNTSLLNRRLGSELFLGVLMTTAPLAPDGPVSDHCGRCTACLDACPAGAFPGPRVLDARRCIAYLTVEHRGPVAEELRPAMGSMVAGCDICQEVCPWTRRAPADLHDEFAPAAHRLRPPLAELEALDEEGYRAWRQGSALRRIPFAQFRHSLAIVRANLDRRGAE